In one window of Henckelia pumila isolate YLH828 chromosome 1, ASM3356847v2, whole genome shotgun sequence DNA:
- the LOC140861382 gene encoding secreted RxLR effector protein 161-like has translation MELEQLDVNTAFLHGNLDEEILMSQLDGFIKETQDGKVCLLKKSLYGLNKAPRQSYRCIDDFMIQQGFKRSMFDNCVYFNVLQDGLLSRFMSKPRRDHWQVVKWLFRYLKGTSQLKLVYSGIGNPICTVAGYCDSDYAADLDKRRSISGYVFIVGDNVVSWKSSLQHVVALSTSEAEYISLTEAVKEGMWIKGFMEEIGFS, from the exons TTGATGAAGAAATTTTGATGTCTCAACTAGATGGTTTTATAAAGGAAACACAAGATGGAAAAGTATGTCTTCTGAAAAAATCATTATATGGTTTAAATAAGGCTCCTAGACAATCGTATAGGTGCATTGATGACTTCATGATACAGCAAGGTTTCAAGAGATCAATGTTTGATAACTGTGTGTATTTCAATGTACTTCAAGATG GATTACTCAGTAGGTTTATGAGCAAACCAAGAAGAGATCATTGGCAAGTTGTTAAGTGGCTCTTCAGATATCTCAAGGGTACATCACAACTGAAGTTAGTATACTCTGGAATCGGAAATCCTATTTGCACGGTTGCAGGATACTGTGATTCTGATTATGCAGCAGATCTTGATAAAAGGAGATCGATTTCAGGTTATGTATTTATAGTTGGTGATAATGTAGTAAGCTGGAAATCAAGCCTTCAACATGTAGTAGCTTTATCTACAAGTGAAGCTGAATACATCTCACTTACAGAAGCTGTTAAGGAAGGGATGTGGATCAAAGGCTTCATGGAAGAGATCGGTTTTTCTTAG